CATGCTCGAGCACACGCCTCCCGAGGAACTGCCGCACATCGCGGCCTGGCGCGATGCGTACCGCGCGTTCGGCGCGAAACCGCAGCGCACACGCAACTCGGCGGAGGCGCTGCTGCGCCGAGCCGACGCCCTCCCCCGCGTCAACGCGCTGACGGATGCCTACAACGCGGTGTCCGTGCGTCACCAGACGCCCCTCGGCGGCGAGGATCTCGACGCCTACGACGGTGCGCTGCGCCTCACGCGCGCCACCGGCGACGAGGAGTTCTCGACGATGTCCTCGGGCGCCGAGACGATCGAGCACCCCGACGCCGGCGAAGTCGTCTGGCGTGACGACGCCGGCGTCACCTGCCGCCGTTGGAATTGGCGTCAGTGCTATCGCACGCGTCTGACGGGCGAGACGACGAACGCGATCTTCATCTGCGATGTCCTCGACGTCGAGCCCGGCGACGGCGAGCAGCGCGCCACCGAGGTGCGCGACGCCCTGTGCGAGGCGCTCGAGGCCGTCAGCCCCGGAGTGACGCTGACGAGCCGCATCCTCTGATCCATCGGCGGCGCCGATGTGGCCCGGGTTTCACGACATCGGCGCCCCGTTTCCCGGGCAACATCGGGGCGGGCGACGTCACGTCGCGCGCCTGCCGACTCACTAGAACTGCCGAATAACGCCCAAGAGTCGCCTCTCACCTCTACCGTGATTCACATCAC
This region of Dermacoccus nishinomiyaensis genomic DNA includes:
- a CDS encoding B3/B4 domain-containing protein → MTSFDAWLEAASIDDSVRELRPDYRAVLVVAQGLHGGESNEESDTLLFAAEEHVRGMLEHTPPEELPHIAAWRDAYRAFGAKPQRTRNSAEALLRRADALPRVNALTDAYNAVSVRHQTPLGGEDLDAYDGALRLTRATGDEEFSTMSSGAETIEHPDAGEVVWRDDAGVTCRRWNWRQCYRTRLTGETTNAIFICDVLDVEPGDGEQRATEVRDALCEALEAVSPGVTLTSRIL